The Accipiter gentilis chromosome 4, bAccGen1.1, whole genome shotgun sequence region CGGAGCTCCCGGTCGGCCACGGTGCCTCCCAGGGCATGCCGGGAGCCGTAGTTTTTGCAGGCGGGCCGTAGCGTTGCTCTCAGGCGCGTGTGGTACGGGGTAGTTCTTGTTGCCGCCGCCGCGGACCCCGCGGCGCGGCACGAGGTGTAGCTGTGTTGTGGGTTTCACGTGGTTTTCCGcaggcttcccgctgcgcccgctccccgaccagccgtgcggacacgcttcccgggcgcatgcgccgtgcttcgcgtggggCAGCCTGGCGTTCGCTCACCGGCTCCGGCCCCTCCGGCGCACGCGCcatccccgggagcagcgtggtgGCGTGCAGGGCGCGGGTCTCGGCGCCAGcaggcgagcgccgggaccgctgctttatagcgagcgcctctcgctctgtaagcggcagtactggggccgtgttgcaggcggcgaAGGGCAATTGTgatgcttgctggcaggagcggcaaggagtgtggagccacgctcctgtagggagcaaagatggaacctcgagggctctgtggtcctctgctgaggacatctaatatcccgacaggcctctttgctttccctgcttcacgtctgattactttgcacgccggagggcagggctgtaagtaacaccgtgcagcgtctcttcgataagagacaagccccgtgcaaggagccttgcgtgcgtgcgtgcaggattaggagagcagcgttctgatagcacggaggtgcccaccccgactgagccccagggtcgccggggtatcgctcgcctgcaggtgggccgctcgcatctggtgcgctgggccgcggcctttcctgccgaacagagctgcccctctggcacgaagcagctttgggtctcttgtggcctgccttcaggctgtcagctgaaccaggcgttatttcttgttgtaaatctctcgccagcgtctgctgactggctgctgtcgctcccgcaaccctgatgccccatgcagagggatacagcagtccctggggcttgctccaggggacagcccccttcccccccatcccccccatttgcaggttccctgtgctgcttctcctctctagataatgggggggggggggggcagggacagaagaggccgcccgaattgtctgttccttgcacttgactgctgtaaacgctccagccgctcgggtgctttttggaagggaggcgatgaagaggcctgcccgggctgcgagtggggaaagggcagggcgacgtcagccctgtgcccccagtaaggagttgccgcctgcggctggtctctactgggccgagctgtcagtcatccctcacgcagctgacgctcggAAGAGGATCGTTAcggcggggatgctgctgcccggcGCCCAAAATCCGGTACTACAGCTCGGAGGCTGCAAAGGCGCGGTGGTGCCCCTGTAACGGCACCCGtggtccgacggtaccggcagcgcggccccgggggaaagtgccgccgcgctcgttgcttcctccctcccggtaaggaaacgccgctgccgccccgcgggcgcggtgtcggcgggcgctccgagcgcaaagcgcggaacagcagcgccggcaccgcacaggtgcgcagcagcagcgccgccgccgctggtgccgccttgtgggcaaagtgcggtactgcagcccggcgttcgcgcgccggctctgaggcctccggcgcgccgtcgtacggccggcgcgcatgcgcggtcaccgggagcagcgtggcggcgcgcagggtgcgggtgtcggcggcagcgggcgagcgctgggaccgcgggtgaggcgagcgatcccctccggcgggggcggcggcgggtgcctcctgcccgctggccgcccggggctggcgggacgggaagctgcgaagcggccgccgcggcaggctcccggtccgccggaggcgagccgggccagggcagcgccgggcaggtccccgagagccgacagaagggaagaggggacagaggcgggcaccccccaggcgcagccagcgggcgcctccccgagtcgccggagctcccctggcgccttcccccggcgccttcccccggccccgctcggcccctgcggctgcccccagctgcagcccctctcctgaagcctgtgctgcagccgcaggcagcccccgagccctgtcgtgagggcagcaagctggccctccggtgttctcgagtctcccttaacgtgggtgccgttagcagcggtgcggggaaggagcggcgtccgtccgcggaagcccttgcggacggaggggctccggccagggtggagctacggtaataacggtcgctgctgcctctttccctctgccagaggccatgCCGTGAGCGCGGTTCTCTCTTgttccctctttggttttcttgttttccgggTGGCTGGGCCCGGCTACCCACGGGGGTGCTTCGGCTGGGGGGTTTGGTGTGGGGTGGCCTGGCCGTGCCACTGATGGCGtggaaataaagcctgaaacggCAATCGAGAAGCggcgccctgcctgtgctggggctgccccgcagaGGCGTGGGGCCGGGCCCTCAGCAGGTCCCGAGCGCTCCCTGAAAATACGTGTGGGGCtccgggggtgcagggctgtggggtggcgacACTCGGCGTCGCCCGTGGGCGCTGCAGggtcagaaatggagaacaagttttctgttcctggggctTGACAACAGGCTCACGTGGCTGATGTGGGGGCTCGGAAGCAGACCGAGCTGCCCGGCTTTGGGCCCAGAAACAGAGGTCTGGCCCTGCGTGTTTGGAccttgagaacaggctcagcagccgGGTTTTTTGGCTCCCAAATGGGCCCCGAGTCAGCTGGTGTGGAGGCCAAAAGTGGGAGccggcttggctggttttgcaggcgggtgggagggtgttgggggctgtggggggaagcggggggcgggcagggtgcGTGGACCCTCCCCGGAGATGGGGGTCTGGTTGTGTCGGACGCCAAAGTTCGGGGGGCCGGCACGCAGTGGGCCGAACTCAACATCTGCGGTggtctgtggggggaaaggcGCTTTTCAGACCTCACGTGCCCTCTTGgactccagctcttctttctgcactgctcagaATAGTTGTTAAGTAATTAATCGCCCAAACTAACGGATATTTACTTGGTGTGTAACTCTGATGTTTAATCCTAATGCTCCAGTTTTGGCAGCAGTTGATATACAGCCTTATGGAAAGCCCAGGCCGTTGCACGTAGCTGGAGCttgtaaggagaagcagctgcaaTCAGCCGGAGCTTCAGTGCGGAGCTGGGGCTTCAACAAGCCAGAACTGTAGCAAGCGGGAGCTGGAACGAGGCGGGGTGTCCGCTGTCTGGAGCGTGCATTATCCAGAGGCAAAAGTACCTGCGGCTGTAACGAGCAGAAGGCGCGATTAGCTGGAGCATCTTTTCGCTGGAGCGTCCGTCGGCCGGACTGTGCTCCCAGCATGGCCGAAGAGTggccgggcgcaggcagggctgtccgCAGCAAGTAGCTccgagcagcagggaggtgagttgtccttctgccagcagGGAGCCCGGCCTCTTCCCTCAGGGATGCAATCCACGCCATGCTCCTCTCTCTGCGTGGAGGGTCTCGCCCGGTCCGTTCCCGTGGGcagaagcgaggtgggggtcccctggctctcctggggcagcccccccgcaAGGGGGCGCGGACAAGGTGTCGTCGTCCCCTCGGTAccgggcaaaggggagagaaaccagccagcaggagctcctggggtgcagagccgTTCCGGCAGAATCCTCCCCTGTCTTTTCACCGTTGGctgggtgtgacaagcaggttcatttctttgtctcctcttcttccagtgtCACATTCCGCGTCACACGAAGAAAATCCTGCGTGGTCAATTCCACTTGCTGCTCAGGTAATCGCACGTatcgggctgggggagcggagagAAACGCTTGTGAGTTCGAGGGCACTACAGATGCTCCACgttaaacccacagagaaggcaaatatgctgctagtgcagaaaagctgatggaaaaattgctgttaacagatcgtgccctgttcctgaactggtcgcttgatgtgtttttgtttcaggtgaaagaatgaaatttcctgtctggtaaattcagagctgcctgttagcttcttcagggttgagtgtttctcttctctctgttcatgttgattttatgggcaagttggaaatagccttttacttttttatgtataactgaatttttaggaatatgtggtgtccctgtagttcatttttgagcacctagatgccagtagaaatgtagtgagtgaaacatgatgggaactggtaattaaacttgatttttatttgttgggggttttttttttttttcttccccattaagagtgttgatggcatgttgtcccGTGGCACAATCCCCATTCTGTTCAGTGGagtcttcagtctaggacttttaagtaaaaaagtttgtccttccaaaaaggggcTAGTCATTCCTAGGACCAAGGCATAGACTTGGAGAGTCGCTTAAGTACGTGATCAGaattaaagccaactttcagttgaagttgctgctgttggtctttgctttcactgatttctccaccactccctTGTGGTTGGGAGCTCTGAATCGTAACGTTTTTCAGtctaacacatttccaccccccaaaaaaaggagaggcagtgtctagaagttaattagtttcctcacaaatgcGTGAGTACATAAAACttgagttatgatgattaaaaccataaaaatgacaccagtcttgcagatctggacTATTTCTGGACAGGCGTTCATCACACGCAAAAGTCGTCAGGGTACGGATCACTTGTgcttcatgctctgacaagacaaaatgctgaggcagggatgagctctgaaagaagaaaaaaaaaaaaggaggatacagggtcacggttttgttgttttgttgtttgtttttagagagtgcaatactgactggtgccagcctgcagagctcttctgctgcctgacctctccttctctttcatggctgtaattgtcgtttggataattgtagaagagcagttaagttacttgcctctgtgaatgtgctggtaataccaggaaggcaaatgcttgaaccagtagtgaataacttggctacaggtagaatttctgaaggaagaacagcagcagcaacaggaagcaaatagcaagtgaccaaaaacttgcgtgtgtcaaacgcatcaaagctttattgccgaatgttgtttggcaatacattccaaatggcttttttcggtaaacgtaaattttcaggaagttcagggttgCGTGTGGCAAAACGTGTCCCTCTGCATCCGCGTCCTGCTACGTAAATAGCATGGGTCgatggcaagtccagtggcagggctgccgTTCCCTACTCTTGATGTTGCCGTAGtagtgttgcagcatttagaccttaacggacgggctgaggaatggaaggagaatgcctgttttctgtaagggctcagaatgccaacccttttctccgcctgccgctcccctgtgcgtgagatgaagttgttttatttttctcccttgttcctggtctaatttctggagctgttgctgctgtgggtttgcagttGCTGTTACTGCGTTTTTGTAGCATCCTAGTGATGGGTCGTTTCTGCTGTGTCGAAGCGTCAAGATACGGTTTTCAGTGTAAAGCGTCAGAAACTACGTTCACTGCAAACCGGTAACTCGCGGCGCAGGTGAAACCGATCTGGCGCGTGCAGCTGTGCTCGCAGGGATGCTCggtggctcctcatcaaaacGGCAGGCTGTGTGCGTGGACGTCCGTAGGGTTGCTCTCTGGGTCCGAGAGCAttaacgtatttttgctgttggaaggtggaatggagcgtgtgcctgttaaatctcagggcggtcaaaagctaggagggaccctgagcgggtttggtggcacagctgcagttttaaaagatcttgcccgTTTGGAGCAACGGACTcgaaaaaatgattccttttttgcaacaaggcagttcacaaggacagatgtgttgctgtgctctttagcaaaaatactcacCTTGGAcgtataggtttgatggagccttggctgtactaaagcttgagaaaatgtatgtagatctctgggtgtgtcacctgcgtgtatctaggaaagtgagttctagtgaaagtaaagttgccaatgagtcaaaaaagaaaggagaaaaaaaaaaagtacagttgtctgaaaaatgcaaaagctctagtggcctGTATCAACAGCTGTACCGAAAATgacgcaaaaatactttttcctccgctcagtcatactgtcttcacaaaccttcacaaacAGAAAGGCAGCTTGGActtcctacccagctttgtgctaatgttttttttcttctctcagctggatgtcagctggcaccaATTCGTcgtggttgccctttcttctgccgtgAAGGTACGAGACAGATGGAAAGATTCCGtagtggcctgcaagtacaaggtacACCTACGATGTGTGTCTGCGTTTTTCCAAAGGTGCTTGCAGTATGGACTTTAACACTGAGTgtgtgccaactctccttctaccttttttttaccttaaatattttaacacaaatactaaaaataagtccTGTTCCggagcatgttacacctatacaaagcttactt contains the following coding sequences:
- the LOC126037982 gene encoding uncharacterized protein LOC126037982; translated protein: MEAGGNGNGVPAGSGSRAGYLPRHAGSCSPGARSSRSATAHVADVGARKQTELPGFGPRNRGLALRVWTLRTGSAAGFFGSQMGPESAGVEAKKGAISWSIFSLERPSAGLCSQHGRRVAGRRQGCPQQVAPSSREVSCPSASREPGLFPQGCNPRHAPLSAWRVSPGPFPWAEARWGSPGSPGAAPPQGGADKVSSSPRYRAKGRETSQQELLGCRAVPAESSPVFSPLAGCDKQVHFFVSSSSSVTFRVTRRKSCVVNSTCCSAGCQLAPIRRGCPFFCREGTRQMERFRSGLQVQGTSHQSGSSEVIDLTVEVISNKTFHSL